The Acidobacteriota bacterium genome has a segment encoding these proteins:
- the hisH gene encoding imidazole glycerol phosphate synthase subunit HisH: MQVINYGASNLRSVVNALRRLGAAHEVVDEGSALRPDAKVILPGVGAASSAMAALSERGFVERLRGHTRPVLGICLGLQLLLERSEEDGGTACLGIVSGAVRRFGKGVKTPHIGWNQVRWRNTDPLSEGISQDANFYFVHSYVARPPEEVSLGESDYGGPFCVVLRRGCVWGVQFHPEKSGAPGFRLLRNFIERC; this comes from the coding sequence GTGCAGGTCATCAACTACGGCGCGAGCAACCTGCGGAGCGTCGTGAACGCGCTCAGGCGTCTGGGCGCGGCGCACGAAGTGGTCGATGAAGGAAGCGCGCTCCGGCCCGACGCGAAGGTAATCTTGCCCGGCGTCGGGGCCGCCTCGTCGGCCATGGCGGCGCTTTCGGAGCGGGGCTTCGTCGAGCGCCTGCGCGGACACACGCGGCCCGTGCTCGGCATCTGCCTCGGCCTGCAGCTTCTTCTGGAGCGCTCCGAGGAAGACGGCGGCACCGCGTGCCTCGGCATAGTTTCGGGCGCGGTGCGGCGCTTCGGGAAAGGAGTCAAGACGCCGCACATCGGCTGGAACCAGGTGCGGTGGCGGAACACCGACCCCCTGTCTGAAGGAATCTCTCAAGACGCGAACTTCTATTTCGTGCATTCCTACGTGGCCCGGCCGCCTGAGGAAGTCTCACTCGGCGAGAGCGACTACGGCGGCCCCTTCTGCGTCGTCCTGCGCAGGGGCTGCGTATGGGGCGTGCAGTTTCACCCGGAGAAATCCGGCGCGCCCGGCTTCCGGCTGCTTCGGAACTTCATCGAGCGATGCTGA
- the hisC gene encoding histidinol-phosphate transaminase — protein MKADPSTRLGTSSLVRTHLRDAEAYSSARHLAQEGIFFDANENAYGSVLAEADAGALRLGEKLNRYPDPLQRELRSALAAYAGVGVEQVFAGSGSDEAIDCLLKAFVEPGESVVVCTPTYGMYPVAATLHGAEVREAPLDGAFDLDVDAVLGRGRDAKLAFCCSPNNPTGNLLSRDRVFALCEGFRGLVVLDEAYVEFSQCVSLVSELELCSNLVVLRTMSKAWGLAAARVGYALAADDVVSYLLKVKMPYNMNKLSEGTALAALARTERLAELKKKILAERGRLAERLEKLGARVYPSEANFLLVRFPGAAEAAKALAGRGLIVRTWSREPRLEDCMRITVGRPEENDKLLEALAPLMQKEA, from the coding sequence ATGAAAGCCGATCCCTCGACAAGGCTCGGGACAAGCTCGCTCGTGCGGACGCACCTCCGCGATGCAGAGGCTTACTCGAGCGCGCGGCACCTCGCGCAGGAAGGAATTTTCTTCGACGCGAACGAGAACGCCTACGGCTCCGTGCTGGCGGAAGCGGACGCCGGGGCTTTGCGGCTCGGCGAGAAGCTGAATCGCTATCCCGACCCGCTCCAGCGCGAGCTGCGCTCCGCCCTGGCCGCCTACGCAGGCGTCGGAGTAGAGCAGGTGTTCGCGGGCTCGGGCTCGGACGAGGCCATCGACTGCCTTCTCAAGGCGTTCGTTGAGCCGGGGGAGTCCGTGGTCGTCTGCACGCCGACCTACGGCATGTACCCCGTCGCGGCGACGCTCCACGGGGCCGAGGTGCGCGAGGCGCCGCTCGACGGGGCGTTCGACCTGGACGTGGACGCCGTGCTGGGCCGAGGGCGGGACGCCAAGCTCGCGTTCTGCTGCTCGCCCAACAACCCCACGGGAAACCTCCTATCGCGCGACCGCGTCTTCGCGCTGTGCGAGGGATTCCGGGGGCTCGTCGTTCTGGACGAGGCCTACGTTGAGTTCTCGCAATGCGTTTCTTTAGTCTCGGAGCTTGAACTGTGCTCCAACCTCGTGGTTCTGCGCACGATGTCCAAGGCGTGGGGCCTCGCGGCCGCACGCGTCGGCTACGCCTTGGCGGCGGACGACGTCGTGTCCTATTTGCTGAAGGTCAAGATGCCTTACAACATGAACAAGCTCTCGGAAGGGACGGCCTTGGCCGCCCTCGCGCGCACGGAGCGGCTCGCCGAGCTCAAGAAGAAAATCCTGGCCGAGCGCGGCCGCCTGGCGGAGCGCCTCGAAAAACTCGGCGCGCGCGTGTATCCCTCGGAGGCGAATTTTCTCCTCGTGCGCTTTCCCGGTGCGGCCGAGGCGGCGAAGGCGCTCGCCGGGCGCGGCCTCATCGTGCGCACGTGGAGCCGGGAGCCGAGACTCGAAGACTGCATGCGCATCACCGTGGGGCGTCCCGAGGAGAACGACAAACTCCTCGAAGCGCTGGCGCCCCTTATGCAAAAGGAGGCCTGA
- the hisA gene encoding 1-(5-phosphoribosyl)-5-[(5-phosphoribosylamino)methylideneamino]imidazole-4-carboxamide isomerase, translating into MLILPAIDLIDGRCVRLRQGDFAQVTRYEEDPASVARRFEAEGADGVHVVDLEGARTGGLKELAAVGRISRAVSIPVEVGGGVRRPEDAEALFSAGAARVVVGTTALREPELLAQFLARFGASRVWCAVDMRDGRLMASGWTEKEESSPEAFLGALKERGVETAIHTDVRRDGMLEGPNVEKFSRLREAGLNLVASGGVTSVDHVLSLLKAGAFGVIVGRALYESRLTVAEIVSAVRGGERKKHSC; encoded by the coding sequence ATGCTGATACTTCCGGCGATCGATCTTATAGACGGGCGCTGCGTGCGACTGCGCCAGGGCGATTTCGCGCAGGTGACCCGCTACGAGGAAGACCCCGCAAGCGTGGCGCGGCGGTTCGAGGCGGAGGGGGCCGACGGCGTCCACGTCGTGGACCTCGAGGGCGCCCGCACGGGCGGCCTCAAGGAGCTGGCCGCCGTCGGGCGCATCTCGCGCGCCGTCTCGATTCCCGTCGAGGTGGGGGGCGGCGTCCGCCGCCCTGAGGACGCCGAGGCGCTATTCAGCGCGGGCGCGGCCCGCGTCGTCGTCGGAACCACCGCCCTGCGCGAGCCGGAGCTGCTTGCGCAATTTCTGGCCCGGTTCGGGGCCTCCCGCGTCTGGTGCGCCGTGGACATGCGCGACGGCCGCCTGATGGCCTCGGGCTGGACGGAGAAAGAAGAATCATCTCCAGAGGCGTTCCTCGGAGCCTTGAAGGAGCGCGGCGTGGAAACGGCCATCCACACCGACGTCCGCCGCGACGGGATGCTCGAAGGCCCGAACGTCGAGAAATTCTCGCGGCTCCGCGAAGCCGGCCTAAACCTGGTGGCCTCGGGCGGGGTAACGAGCGTCGATCATGTGCTCTCCCTTCTCAAGGCCGGAGCGTTCGGCGTCATCGTCGGACGCGCACTTTACGAAAGCCGCCTGACGGTCGCCGAAATCGTGTCGGCCGTGCGCGGCGGCGAAAGGAAAAAACACTCATGCTAA
- a CDS encoding ATP phosphoribosyltransferase — protein MKRNKNNLTIALQKDGRLTEPSLNLLRGMGLEFEVDARRLLAPCRNFDLDILFLRSGDIPEHIAAGAVDLGVVGENVLFEHGARLRVLERLGFGQCQLMIAVPKASGLRRLRDLRGLRVATTYPRSLKKFLARKKVAASIVEISGSVEAAPALGIADAVCDLVATGSTLRINELVPLETVFSSEAVLAANGVAPRGRKGAQIERLRMRARSVRTARRAKYIMLNAPESALPRIKRVIPSLKSPTVIPLAEPGMIAVHSVVDEEVLWDVIEKIKRLGGSEILVMSIEKEIP, from the coding sequence ATGAAGCGAAACAAGAACAACCTGACCATCGCGCTCCAGAAAGACGGCCGCCTCACCGAGCCCAGCCTGAACCTCCTGCGGGGCATGGGGCTGGAGTTCGAGGTGGACGCGCGGCGGCTTCTCGCCCCGTGCCGCAATTTCGACCTCGACATTCTCTTCCTGCGCTCGGGCGATATTCCTGAGCACATCGCCGCGGGCGCCGTGGACCTGGGCGTCGTGGGCGAAAACGTCCTCTTCGAGCACGGGGCGCGCCTTCGCGTCTTGGAGCGCCTGGGGTTCGGCCAATGCCAGCTCATGATCGCCGTGCCCAAGGCGAGCGGCCTTCGCAGGCTCCGGGACCTTCGCGGGCTTCGAGTCGCGACGACGTATCCGCGCTCCCTGAAGAAATTCCTCGCGCGTAAGAAGGTCGCGGCGAGCATCGTGGAGATTTCCGGCTCCGTGGAGGCCGCGCCGGCGCTCGGCATCGCCGACGCCGTCTGCGACTTGGTCGCGACGGGAAGCACGCTTCGCATCAACGAGCTCGTGCCGCTCGAGACGGTGTTTTCTTCGGAGGCGGTGCTGGCCGCGAACGGCGTCGCCCCGCGCGGGCGCAAGGGCGCCCAGATCGAGCGCCTGCGCATGCGCGCGCGGAGCGTCCGCACGGCCCGCCGCGCCAAGTACATCATGCTCAACGCCCCCGAGTCGGCGCTCCCCCGCATCAAGCGCGTCATTCCGAGCCTCAAGAGCCCGACGGTCATCCCACTCGCCGAGCCAGGCATGATCGCCGTCCACTCCGTGGTCGACGAAGAGGTGCTCTGGGACGTGATCGAAAAAATCAAGCGCCTCGGAGGCTCCGAGATTCTCGTGATGTCCATCGAGAAGGAGATTCCATGA
- the lipA gene encoding lipoyl synthase, whose amino-acid sequence MRFTESPSTPVSSKPAWLKVRPPSGERYFELKRRLRGLRLATVCEEAHCPNASECWGGGTATFMLMGDTCTRGCRFCAVTSGRTAVLDPKEPDRVAEAVAEMELRYAVITSVNRDDLPDGGGAHFAETIRAVRARNPKTLVEVLIPDFQGDRRSLDLVLNAAPDVAGHNLETVERLTPRVRDRRASYRRSLAVLEHLKNSSSAEPASLTKSSLMLGLGETREEVLQAMRDLRAVGVDILTLGQYLRPTRRHLPVAEYVAPGQFEALRRAALAEGFLYAAAGPLVRSSYRAGEPLLPTAEPERTSHAET is encoded by the coding sequence ATGCGCTTCACGGAATCTCCAAGCACTCCTGTTTCTTCCAAGCCCGCGTGGCTGAAGGTGCGCCCGCCGTCCGGGGAGCGTTATTTCGAGCTCAAGCGGCGCTTGCGCGGCCTGCGCCTGGCCACAGTGTGCGAGGAAGCGCACTGCCCGAACGCTTCGGAATGCTGGGGCGGCGGCACGGCGACGTTCATGCTGATGGGCGACACCTGCACGCGGGGATGCCGCTTCTGCGCCGTCACGAGCGGCCGCACCGCAGTGCTCGACCCGAAGGAGCCGGACCGCGTTGCCGAGGCCGTCGCCGAAATGGAGCTGCGCTACGCGGTCATCACCTCCGTCAACCGCGACGACCTGCCCGACGGCGGCGGCGCCCATTTCGCCGAGACCATACGCGCGGTACGGGCGCGCAACCCGAAAACCCTCGTCGAAGTCCTCATTCCAGATTTCCAGGGCGACCGCCGCTCCCTCGACCTCGTTCTCAACGCCGCGCCCGACGTGGCGGGCCACAATCTCGAAACCGTCGAGCGGCTGACGCCCCGGGTGCGCGACCGCCGCGCATCCTACCGCCGGTCGCTCGCCGTGCTCGAACACCTCAAAAATTCCTCTTCGGCTGAGCCCGCCTCCCTCACGAAATCCTCCCTGATGCTCGGCCTGGGCGAGACGCGTGAGGAGGTGCTGCAGGCGATGCGCGACCTGCGCGCCGTCGGCGTTGACATTCTCACGCTTGGGCAGTACCTGAGGCCGACCCGGCGCCATCTGCCGGTCGCCGAATACGTCGCGCCCGGGCAATTCGAAGCCTTGCGGCGCGCGGCCCTAGCGGAAGGGTTTCTCTACGCCGCGGCCGGCCCGCTCGTGCGCAGCTCCTACCGCGCGGGCGAACCCCTTCTCCCGACCGCCGAACCCGAAAGGACGTCCCATGCCGAAACCTGA
- the hisD gene encoding histidinol dehydrogenase yields MNFSWKRFKELSGPERRELLDRTPSDEEAEAAVRPILDAVAREGDGAVRAWSEKLDGVRLESLRVPEEEISRAADAMPKAFFDALETARRNIETFHTAVKPPSEVAAAPRDGVELRRLWRPFERVGFYVPGGGASYPSTVLMLAVPARVAGCRDVALASPPDREGRVARATLAAARFAGVEEMYRIGGAMAVGAFAYGTPSVPAVEKVFGPGSRYVDAAKRLVADRTAVDLPAGPSEVLVLADESAEPRFCAADLLSQAEHGPDSVAVLVTTSERVARETASEVARQLERSPRREILEAALRRMRLLVVDSVDEAVALANDFAPEHLVLTVEAGDEVLGKVRCAGSVLLGPYSPVAAGDYAAGINHVLPTGGAARTRSALSVLDFGRMMQVTRISRSGLESLRGAIVALAETETLAAHAEAVKERFR; encoded by the coding sequence ATGAATTTTTCCTGGAAGCGTTTTAAGGAACTGAGCGGGCCGGAGCGCCGGGAGCTTCTCGACCGCACGCCTTCGGATGAAGAGGCCGAGGCGGCCGTCCGCCCCATCCTCGACGCGGTGGCGCGCGAGGGGGACGGTGCGGTGCGTGCGTGGAGCGAAAAGCTCGACGGGGTGCGCCTCGAATCGCTCCGGGTGCCTGAAGAGGAGATTTCCCGCGCTGCGGACGCCATGCCGAAGGCGTTTTTCGACGCGCTCGAAACCGCGCGCCGCAATATAGAAACTTTTCACACCGCGGTAAAGCCCCCCTCCGAGGTGGCGGCCGCGCCGCGGGACGGGGTGGAGCTGCGCCGCTTGTGGCGGCCCTTCGAGCGCGTGGGCTTCTACGTCCCCGGAGGCGGCGCGTCGTATCCCTCGACCGTGCTGATGCTCGCGGTGCCGGCGCGCGTCGCCGGGTGCCGCGACGTGGCGCTCGCCTCGCCGCCGGACAGGGAGGGGCGCGTCGCGCGGGCGACGCTTGCGGCCGCCCGCTTCGCGGGTGTTGAAGAAATGTACCGCATCGGCGGGGCGATGGCCGTCGGCGCTTTCGCCTACGGAACGCCGAGCGTGCCCGCCGTAGAGAAGGTATTCGGCCCCGGCAGCCGGTACGTGGACGCCGCCAAGCGCTTGGTGGCCGACCGCACGGCCGTGGACCTGCCTGCCGGCCCGTCGGAGGTTCTCGTGCTCGCCGACGAGTCGGCCGAGCCCCGCTTCTGCGCCGCCGACCTCCTCTCGCAGGCCGAGCACGGCCCCGACTCGGTCGCCGTCCTCGTGACCACGAGCGAGCGCGTCGCGCGCGAGACCGCCTCCGAGGTCGCACGGCAGCTTGAGAGGAGTCCCAGGCGGGAAATTCTGGAAGCCGCGCTGCGGCGCATGAGACTGCTCGTCGTCGACTCGGTCGACGAGGCCGTCGCTCTCGCAAACGATTTCGCCCCCGAGCACCTGGTCCTCACGGTCGAGGCCGGGGACGAGGTCCTCGGCAAGGTGCGGTGCGCGGGCTCGGTGCTCCTGGGCCCCTACTCGCCCGTCGCGGCGGGGGACTACGCCGCCGGAATCAACCACGTGCTTCCGACGGGCGGGGCCGCGCGCACCCGGAGCGCGCTCTCCGTCCTGGACTTCGGACGCATGATGCAGGTTACTCGCATCTCGCGGAGCGGCCTCGAGTCCCTGCGCGGCGCCATTGTGGCCCTGGCCGAGACCGAGACGCTCGCCGCCCACGCCGAAGCCGTAAAGGAGCGCTTCCGATGA
- the hisB gene encoding imidazoleglycerol-phosphate dehydratase HisB, whose translation MPRKRPRTATVSRKTKETDISVRVNLDGTGRAEVSTGLRFLDHMLESFAKHSLVNLRLRAKGDLGVDEHHTVEDAALALGAALRKALGKKAGIGRFGFFVPMDDALARAVVDLGGRPYLVFRVTFKRERVGDLPTELVEDFFHALATSLAMNLHLEVKYGRNEHHKIEALFKATARALRMAMAREPRAGGVLPSTKGKL comes from the coding sequence ATGCCTAGAAAACGCCCACGCACCGCGACCGTCAGCCGCAAGACCAAGGAGACGGACATCTCGGTTCGCGTCAATCTCGACGGCACGGGCCGGGCCGAGGTCTCGACCGGCCTGCGTTTCCTCGACCACATGCTCGAGTCGTTTGCGAAACACTCGCTCGTCAACCTGCGCCTCCGCGCCAAGGGCGACCTGGGCGTCGACGAGCACCACACCGTCGAGGACGCGGCGCTAGCGCTGGGCGCGGCGCTCCGGAAGGCGCTCGGAAAAAAGGCGGGCATCGGACGCTTCGGGTTCTTCGTCCCCATGGACGATGCGCTCGCGCGCGCCGTGGTGGACCTGGGCGGGCGGCCCTACCTGGTTTTCCGCGTCACGTTCAAGCGCGAGCGCGTGGGGGATCTTCCCACGGAGCTCGTCGAGGATTTCTTCCACGCCCTCGCGACGAGCCTCGCGATGAACTTGCACCTCGAGGTCAAGTATGGGCGCAACGAGCACCACAAGATCGAGGCCCTCTTTAAGGCGACGGCGCGGGCGCTTCGCATGGCCATGGCGCGCGAGCCGAGGGCCGGGGGCGTTCTGCCCTCCACGAAGGGGAAGCTGTGA